One window of Flavobacterium ammonificans genomic DNA carries:
- a CDS encoding APC family permease, protein MSIWRVKPISAFEADMKKSTLKRVLGKWSLTAIGVGAIIGGGIFVLTGTGAYYHAGPALAISFIIAGIACVFAALCYSEFASILPVEGSAYAYAYGTIGEIFAWIIGWGLILEYAMGSMTVAVSWSGYFNKLLKIFHLELPYWMTTDPGTANKAFGEASSQIASGTLTEDKLTSFQEIVNNFNSAPEIFNFKIFMNLPAFLIVLLVISILIKGTQSAAKANNLIVLLKVSAVLFVIIAGAFFIDVDNWSPFIPEATQIVEKDSTHNAYGLAGIVSGAAAIFFAYVGFDAVSTQAGEAINPKKDVPFAIIASLLICTTLYILVSLVLTGMMNYQDFNPLGKYPDAIKAPVAYAFDIAGQGWAGLIITIAATVGLVSVLMVMIMGQSRIFLGMSKDGLIPQVFSRVNPISGTPQTNLMILGGIIAVVAAFTPINELADMTSFGTLFAFTMVCIAVWILRVKQPNLVRTFKVPALPVIAVLGILINTYLMVNLSYKAQIFSGVWLLIGVLVYFGYSKSRSKLNNENQE, encoded by the coding sequence ATGTCAATTTGGAGAGTTAAACCTATTTCGGCTTTTGAGGCTGATATGAAAAAAAGTACTTTAAAAAGAGTTCTAGGAAAATGGAGCTTAACTGCTATTGGAGTTGGAGCGATTATTGGAGGAGGGATTTTTGTTCTTACAGGAACAGGAGCTTACTACCATGCTGGTCCAGCTTTAGCTATATCATTTATAATTGCAGGTATCGCCTGTGTCTTTGCTGCACTTTGTTATTCAGAATTTGCATCAATATTACCTGTTGAAGGCTCAGCTTATGCCTATGCGTATGGAACTATTGGAGAAATATTCGCCTGGATTATTGGTTGGGGACTTATATTAGAGTATGCTATGGGTTCGATGACGGTTGCCGTTTCCTGGTCCGGCTATTTTAATAAGTTGCTTAAAATATTTCATTTAGAACTACCTTATTGGATGACAACTGACCCAGGCACAGCTAACAAAGCATTCGGAGAAGCTTCAAGTCAAATTGCATCAGGAACTTTAACAGAGGATAAACTTACAAGCTTTCAAGAGATAGTTAATAATTTTAATTCCGCACCAGAGATTTTTAATTTTAAAATATTCATGAATCTCCCAGCCTTTTTGATTGTTTTATTGGTAATCTCTATACTTATTAAAGGTACCCAAAGTGCTGCTAAAGCGAATAACCTAATTGTTCTTTTAAAGGTTTCTGCTGTATTGTTTGTAATTATTGCAGGTGCTTTTTTTATAGATGTAGACAATTGGTCTCCTTTTATACCAGAAGCTACTCAAATTGTAGAAAAAGATTCTACTCATAATGCTTATGGATTAGCTGGAATTGTTTCTGGAGCGGCGGCTATTTTCTTCGCTTATGTAGGATTTGATGCAGTTTCCACTCAAGCGGGTGAAGCAATTAATCCTAAAAAAGATGTGCCTTTTGCTATTATTGCTTCTTTATTAATTTGTACTACTTTGTACATTTTAGTATCGTTAGTATTAACAGGAATGATGAATTACCAAGACTTTAATCCGCTAGGAAAATATCCTGATGCTATTAAAGCCCCTGTAGCCTATGCTTTTGATATTGCAGGTCAAGGTTGGGCTGGATTAATTATCACAATTGCAGCTACTGTAGGTTTAGTATCTGTTTTAATGGTAATGATTATGGGACAATCTCGTATATTTTTAGGAATGTCTAAAGACGGATTAATTCCTCAAGTTTTCTCAAGAGTTAACCCAATTTCTGGAACACCACAAACCAACTTAATGATTTTAGGTGGAATTATAGCAGTAGTAGCTGCTTTTACACCAATTAATGAACTAGCAGACATGACTAGTTTTGGTACTTTATTTGCGTTTACAATGGTGTGTATCGCTGTTTGGATTTTAAGAGTAAAACAACCTAATTTAGTGAGAACATTTAAAGTTCCTGCATTACCAGTTATTGCAGTTTTAGGAATTTTAATCAATACTTATTTAATGGTTAATTTAAGCTACAAAGCTCAAATATTCTCTGGAGTATGGCTTCTTATAGGAGTTTTAGTTTATTTTGGCTACAGTAAAAGTCGTTCAAAATTAAACAATGAAAATCAAGAATAG
- a CDS encoding PspC domain-containing protein, whose translation MKIFNHLKFFFEKHGFHVSSRLADALGMRASSVRIFFIYLSCVTVGLWFVVYLILAFWIRLKDLIRAKRSSVFDL comes from the coding sequence ATGAAAATCTTCAATCATTTAAAATTCTTTTTTGAGAAACATGGATTTCATGTTTCATCGCGTTTAGCAGATGCTTTAGGAATGCGCGCCAGTAGCGTACGAATATTTTTTATCTATTTGTCATGTGTAACGGTAGGTTTGTGGTTTGTAGTTTACTTGATTTTAGCTTTTTGGATACGTTTGAAGGATTTAATTCGAGCGAAACGATCTTCAGTTTTTGATTTATAG
- a CDS encoding DUF2851 family protein, which produces MKEDFLHYLWKFKNFECSSLTTTSRLPITIIQSGQYLEQAGPDFFNAQLIIGNQKWAGNVEIHLKSSDWYVHHHEMDSAYDNVILHVVWEHDVEIYRADNSEIPVLELQQFVAESTIENYDSLRTAKSWIFCEKQLRSLDQFLLNNWLERLFFERLERKSVLVTAFLQQSTSDWEAVLFCLLAKNFGLNTNGDSFLELAQSIPFSIIRKESFEVENLEALFFGMAGLLDLDHQEVYSKDLKLRYAYLTSKYQLAQPIMRPLQFYKHRPDNFPTIRLAQFAMLYHQIANLFSRVVELTTMDGMYDVFRISPSNFWNTHYVLDKQSPFKSKLVSKSFIDLIVLNTIIPIRFAYNQSVGIEDTESLVQIVQSIAPEKNTIIDKFDSFGVSAQNAFQTQALLQLKKEYCDKSRCLECQIGIELIKGNPKCNLS; this is translated from the coding sequence ATGAAAGAAGATTTTCTACATTATTTATGGAAATTCAAAAACTTTGAATGTTCCAGTCTAACAACTACCTCCCGTTTACCTATTACAATTATACAAAGTGGACAGTATTTGGAACAAGCAGGTCCTGATTTTTTCAATGCGCAACTGATCATTGGGAATCAAAAATGGGCCGGCAATGTAGAAATTCATTTAAAGTCCTCTGATTGGTATGTACATCATCATGAAATGGATTCAGCTTACGATAATGTCATTTTGCATGTAGTATGGGAACATGATGTGGAAATATACCGAGCTGATAATTCAGAAATTCCGGTATTGGAGTTGCAACAATTTGTAGCCGAAAGTACAATTGAGAATTATGATAGTTTACGCACTGCTAAATCTTGGATTTTTTGTGAAAAACAATTACGGTCTTTGGATCAATTTCTATTGAATAATTGGCTAGAACGTTTGTTTTTTGAGCGTTTAGAACGAAAGTCTGTTTTGGTTACAGCATTTCTACAGCAATCTACTTCTGATTGGGAAGCTGTTTTATTTTGTTTGTTAGCGAAGAACTTCGGTTTGAATACGAATGGTGATTCTTTTCTAGAATTGGCGCAATCGATTCCTTTTTCAATAATCAGAAAAGAATCTTTTGAGGTTGAAAATCTAGAGGCCTTATTTTTTGGAATGGCAGGTTTGCTTGATTTGGACCATCAAGAGGTGTATTCAAAAGATTTAAAACTCAGGTATGCCTATTTGACTAGTAAATACCAATTGGCACAACCGATTATGAGACCACTTCAGTTTTATAAGCATCGTCCTGATAATTTTCCGACTATTCGCTTGGCGCAATTCGCAATGCTATACCATCAAATTGCTAATTTATTCTCTAGGGTAGTAGAACTTACTACCATGGATGGAATGTATGATGTATTTCGAATCTCGCCTTCCAATTTTTGGAATACGCATTATGTATTGGATAAACAAAGTCCTTTTAAATCCAAGCTAGTTTCCAAGTCATTTATTGATTTAATTGTACTCAATACAATTATTCCTATTCGATTTGCTTACAATCAATCGGTAGGTATTGAAGACACAGAGTCTTTAGTCCAAATCGTACAATCAATTGCGCCAGAAAAGAACACTATAATTGATAAATTTGATTCTTTTGGCGTAAGTGCTCAAAATGCCTTTCAGACCCAAGCATTATTGCAATTGAAGAAAGAGTATTGTGATAAAAGTAGGTGTTTGGAATGCCAAATAGGAATTGAATTGATAAAAGGGAATCCAAAATGTAATTTGTCGTAA
- a CDS encoding putative porin: MRIYILFVCCLFSVLLSAQGRKPKVLDLSTNTTQNDNLSPVPSSKKIATIDLYRFISLDQDTTYIDTSLTIQKEYSHNYLRRDTFGLLPMPNDGQSYNTLQYTSATNSMFPEFGFKAKHFNFIEAHQVRYASVATPVTELYFKSTQSRGQSVDSYLTLNTSPNLNFSIAYRGLRSQGKYINQLASTGNFRFTMSYNTKNLRYFNKFHFTQQDILNQENGGITNLNDFESENIDFNNRQRLEVFLTDAKSLLKGNRIFVDHSFRINPKSRASNLYLNHQFNYENKFFEYGQATVLSSSNGTPVARFGESFRSIEINDKTRFNKMYNKLGISFENTRLGRFHFFMEDFRSNYFYNQILIFDRGIVPSLLNYSINTVGGQYAVQKKKWRGNFRYTTSLTNDGLSDVEASVNYDLNDQNQFVFQYQNSNKLPNANFNLHQSSYVQYNWFNNFNNEKINRLSATAITPFVTASAEYTVLNDYLFFKEVSTASQKLNQTQIVAPFQYGGTINHLSIKLNREFKFGKFGLDNTILYQKVVQGESVLNVPEVVARNSIFFSNHFFKKALYLQTGFVLNYFTSFYGNEYNPVIGEFFVQRDTKIGNFPLLDFFVNAKIQRTRIYFKAEHFNSSFTGNSFYSSPNNPYRDLTIRFGLIWNFFE; the protein is encoded by the coding sequence ATGAGAATTTATATCCTTTTTGTTTGTTGCTTGTTTTCCGTTCTACTTTCTGCTCAAGGACGCAAACCAAAAGTACTTGACCTCAGTACTAATACTACTCAAAATGACAATCTTTCTCCTGTTCCTTCTTCAAAAAAAATAGCCACAATAGATTTGTATCGATTTATTTCTTTGGATCAAGATACTACCTATATTGATACTTCATTAACTATTCAAAAGGAATACAGTCATAATTACTTACGACGTGATACTTTTGGGTTGTTACCTATGCCTAATGACGGACAGTCTTATAATACATTGCAGTATACTAGTGCTACAAATTCTATGTTTCCTGAATTTGGTTTCAAAGCCAAACATTTTAATTTCATTGAAGCACACCAAGTTCGCTATGCTTCTGTAGCAACTCCTGTAACCGAATTGTATTTCAAGTCCACACAATCAAGAGGACAGTCTGTTGATTCGTATTTAACATTAAACACTTCTCCCAATCTCAATTTTTCGATTGCTTATAGAGGGTTACGTTCCCAAGGGAAGTACATTAATCAATTAGCGAGTACAGGTAATTTTCGTTTCACGATGAGTTACAATACCAAAAACTTAAGGTATTTTAATAAATTTCATTTTACCCAACAGGATATATTGAATCAAGAGAATGGCGGTATTACCAACTTAAATGATTTTGAAAGCGAGAATATTGATTTTAATAATAGACAACGATTAGAAGTTTTCCTGACAGATGCGAAGTCCTTATTGAAAGGGAATCGAATTTTTGTAGATCACTCTTTTCGAATTAACCCAAAGAGTCGCGCTTCTAATTTGTATTTGAATCACCAATTCAATTACGAGAATAAGTTTTTCGAATACGGTCAAGCAACGGTACTTTCTTCTTCTAATGGAACTCCTGTAGCTCGTTTTGGAGAATCTTTCCGATCTATTGAAATTAATGACAAAACTCGATTTAATAAAATGTACAATAAATTGGGAATTTCTTTCGAGAATACTAGACTTGGTCGCTTTCATTTTTTTATGGAAGATTTTAGGTCCAATTATTTTTACAACCAAATTTTAATTTTTGACCGAGGAATAGTACCTAGTCTACTCAATTATAGCATCAATACAGTGGGTGGTCAGTATGCAGTTCAAAAAAAGAAATGGAGAGGAAATTTCAGATACACCACCTCCTTAACTAATGATGGGTTGTCTGATGTAGAAGCTTCTGTAAACTATGATTTAAATGACCAAAACCAATTTGTTTTTCAATACCAAAATAGTAACAAATTACCGAATGCTAATTTTAATCTGCACCAAAGTAGTTATGTGCAATACAATTGGTTTAATAATTTCAACAATGAGAAAATAAATAGGCTTTCGGCTACAGCAATTACTCCTTTTGTTACTGCTTCAGCTGAATATACTGTTTTAAACGATTATTTGTTTTTTAAAGAAGTATCAACTGCTTCTCAAAAATTAAATCAAACCCAAATCGTAGCGCCTTTTCAGTATGGAGGAACGATAAATCATCTGTCCATTAAATTGAATAGAGAATTTAAATTTGGAAAATTTGGTTTGGATAATACTATTCTGTATCAAAAAGTAGTACAGGGCGAATCGGTCTTAAATGTGCCTGAAGTTGTGGCGCGAAATTCCATATTTTTTTCCAATCATTTTTTCAAAAAAGCATTGTATTTACAAACGGGTTTTGTGTTGAATTATTTTACTTCCTTTTACGGTAACGAATACAATCCAGTTATTGGAGAGTTTTTTGTTCAAAGAGATACTAAAATAGGTAACTTCCCTTTGTTAGATTTTTTTGTAAATGCTAAAATTCAAAGAACCAGAATTTATTTTAAAGCAGAACATTTTAATTCCTCATTTACAGGCAATTCATTTTATTCTTCTCCCAATAATCCCTACCGTGATCTAACAATCCGTTTTGGTTTGATTTGGAATTTCTTCGAATAA
- a CDS encoding RagB/SusD family nutrient uptake outer membrane protein yields the protein MKNLCLLIMASLVIISCSDTEALNPVNQTRISDANAFATPERIEQLVLGAYSGVKVGNFYGGRFMNYQDVRGPEFLNERNNGVTNLFTWNFGVQSATNEVQNLWSAAYTAINRCNILIEGVKTAPVSDALKARYTAEAQFLRALSYYSLVTLYAQPYTLNNGTSLGLPLRLKPETSGGNNDLVRSTVADVYKQVIEDLNAAEANLPLTNSNALNNTTRAHRNTAIALKTRVYLSMGKYPEVITEANKIVSTSAPFSAPTGVANALASSIATIFGKSTTAENIFSFPYSANDVPGTQNSLVFYYNASAVGGQEYSLNPSGIIANTDWKSTDARRTFNVVTGGKAYVHKWTAPQTDPDFVPVIRYAEVLLNLSEAIARSTNSVDARAVALLNAVRGRSDATTVFTTSSFATAQNLIDQVLTERRIELLAEGFSSPDIMRLGQNFPAKGLAPAVSKTDTQYLWPIPLNELLYNKLAVQNPGH from the coding sequence ATGAAAAATTTATGTTTACTAATAATGGCATCTTTGGTTATTATTTCTTGTAGCGATACTGAAGCATTAAATCCGGTTAATCAAACTAGGATTAGTGATGCTAATGCCTTTGCAACACCAGAAAGAATAGAGCAATTAGTATTAGGTGCTTATTCTGGTGTGAAGGTTGGAAACTTTTACGGTGGTCGTTTTATGAATTACCAAGATGTACGTGGGCCAGAGTTTCTTAATGAAAGAAACAATGGAGTTACTAATCTATTTACCTGGAATTTTGGAGTTCAGTCTGCAACTAATGAAGTTCAGAACTTATGGTCTGCTGCTTACACTGCTATTAACAGATGTAATATACTAATAGAAGGAGTTAAAACAGCCCCAGTTTCTGACGCATTGAAAGCTAGATATACAGCCGAAGCACAATTTTTAAGAGCGTTGTCTTATTATTCTTTAGTGACTTTGTATGCTCAGCCATATACATTAAACAATGGAACATCCTTAGGTTTACCATTAAGGTTGAAACCAGAGACTAGTGGTGGTAACAATGATTTAGTTAGATCAACAGTAGCAGATGTATATAAGCAAGTAATTGAAGATTTGAATGCAGCTGAGGCTAATTTGCCTTTGACAAATTCTAACGCTTTAAATAATACTACAAGAGCTCATAGAAATACAGCAATAGCTTTAAAGACTAGAGTATATTTGAGTATGGGTAAATATCCAGAAGTAATTACTGAAGCAAATAAAATTGTTTCTACTTCGGCTCCATTCTCAGCACCAACAGGAGTTGCTAATGCATTAGCTTCTTCCATAGCTACTATTTTCGGCAAATCTACTACTGCAGAAAATATTTTTTCTTTTCCTTACAGTGCAAATGATGTTCCTGGAACTCAAAACAGTTTAGTTTTTTACTACAATGCAAGTGCTGTAGGTGGACAGGAGTATTCATTAAATCCTTCTGGGATTATTGCTAACACAGATTGGAAATCAACGGATGCTAGAAGAACTTTTAATGTAGTGACTGGTGGTAAAGCTTATGTTCATAAATGGACTGCTCCTCAAACTGATCCTGATTTTGTTCCTGTGATTCGTTATGCTGAAGTACTTTTGAATTTATCAGAAGCAATTGCTAGAAGTACTAATTCAGTTGACGCTAGAGCTGTAGCCTTATTGAATGCTGTAAGAGGTAGATCGGATGCTACAACAGTTTTTACAACTTCTTCTTTTGCAACTGCACAGAATTTGATTGATCAAGTTTTAACTGAAAGAAGAATTGAATTATTGGCTGAAGGTTTTAGTTCTCCAGATATCATGAGATTGGGTCAAAATTTCCCAGCAAAAGGATTAGCTCCAGCCGTATCAAAAACAGATACTCAATATTTATGGCCAATACCATTAAATGAATTATTGTATAATAAATTGGCTGTTCAGAATCCAGGACACTAA
- a CDS encoding SusC/RagA family TonB-linked outer membrane protein, whose protein sequence is MRLKIKWIYTLLLAMVMQFSFAQEKTVSGVVSDASGPIPGANVVVKGTKNGVQTDFDGKYAIKAKVGDVLVITFVGMQDATAKVGASNTINVKLQGGNTLDEVVVVGYGTQKKRDVNGAISKITGAAIKDIPVQSFDQALSGAAAGVNISQPNGVLGNQAVIRIRGVNSINLSSYPLIVVDGVPSFNGDNLNQNNANNNPLANINQADIESIEVLKDASSAAIYGSRAAAGVILITTKKGKAGKFSVNFDTNVSFTKPFNLIDVLDAQQFTDIKNEGLRNAGTPANGTTRGFYTMNDANGKLVDTNWYDLIYRTGVATNHNISISGGTETTKYFLSAGQLEQEGMFRNNDFRRQTARFTIDQKVTSWLTLGGTMNYTNSRNNGLSTGSTFGTNFSSSGAARLAFAQAPNVGPFNADGSYNLNATAIGQGNNKTALQWVNPQYILDTNTFVSQNDQIASNFYVNLKLAKGLNFKSLYGIDNLIAENRDFLGPLNGDGQSLGGAATNTMNRYTRKNIQNVLDYNADFSENHGLSALVGSERQYTNVNAWGASRRGVSDPFFNEYQGNYSTIVSAGNLLTENYLESYFGRINYDFKKKYFASVNARRDGYSAFAPDQKWGNFWGASLGWNIVEEGFFKNLVSPEVVNQLKLRASYGVVGNNQGLNDFAASSFYDAGVNNASGTLFFNRAGNRNLTWETSNKLDLGLNFGLFNDVISGEFGYYKNDIDGLILSVPQSPSAGIPGSSILSNVGSMRNTGYELTLNAKILEKGSFKWNASFNITTQENVVTALDANNSDIIVATQLENTNIIRVGESIGNFFIVQTGGVNPANGRRIFFHGDGTAVQYDHSAPTATRWTKVSDGTPTRAANQALDAKVMGPALPTFFGGLNNTFSYKGFDLNVNVYFSGGNYVYNGTRAGLLDQRVWNNSVEAMTRWQNPGDVTAVPRIVWGDNVSNGSSMPISDNLEKGDFLKFRNIALGYSLSKSLLDKMGLTNFRFYVSAQNAFTITNYSGFDPEISSNGNANGSPSVDRNSAPMARTISFGLNLGL, encoded by the coding sequence ATGAGATTAAAAATCAAATGGATTTACACGCTTTTATTAGCGATGGTAATGCAGTTTTCTTTTGCACAAGAGAAAACAGTTTCAGGAGTTGTTTCTGATGCTTCGGGCCCTATTCCAGGCGCTAACGTTGTCGTTAAAGGAACAAAAAATGGTGTTCAAACTGATTTTGATGGTAAATATGCCATTAAAGCTAAGGTTGGAGATGTATTAGTAATCACTTTTGTGGGAATGCAAGATGCAACTGCTAAAGTAGGAGCTTCTAATACCATCAATGTAAAATTGCAAGGAGGAAATACTTTAGATGAAGTTGTTGTTGTGGGGTATGGTACTCAGAAAAAACGCGATGTGAATGGTGCTATTTCAAAAATTACCGGTGCTGCTATTAAAGATATTCCTGTTCAAAGTTTTGATCAGGCACTTTCTGGTGCAGCAGCAGGGGTTAATATTTCTCAACCTAATGGAGTTTTGGGTAACCAAGCCGTTATTAGAATTCGTGGAGTTAACTCAATTAATTTAAGTTCGTATCCTTTAATTGTTGTTGACGGAGTTCCTTCTTTCAACGGAGACAACTTAAATCAAAATAATGCTAATAATAATCCATTGGCTAATATTAACCAAGCGGATATTGAAAGTATTGAAGTATTGAAAGATGCTTCATCTGCAGCTATCTATGGTTCTCGTGCTGCAGCTGGGGTTATATTGATTACTACTAAAAAAGGTAAAGCGGGTAAATTCTCTGTAAACTTCGATACTAATGTGAGTTTTACTAAGCCATTTAATTTAATTGATGTTTTAGATGCACAACAATTTACAGATATCAAAAATGAAGGGTTAAGAAATGCTGGTACTCCAGCTAATGGTACAACAAGAGGTTTTTACACCATGAACGATGCTAATGGCAAATTAGTAGACACTAATTGGTATGATTTAATTTATCGTACTGGAGTTGCTACTAATCATAACATAAGTATTTCTGGTGGAACAGAAACTACTAAGTATTTTCTTTCTGCTGGACAGTTAGAGCAAGAGGGAATGTTTAGAAATAATGACTTTAGACGTCAAACGGCTCGTTTTACTATAGATCAAAAAGTAACGAGTTGGTTAACTTTAGGTGGAACGATGAATTATACAAATTCTCGTAATAACGGATTAAGTACGGGTTCTACTTTCGGGACTAATTTTTCTTCTTCTGGAGCAGCACGTTTGGCTTTTGCTCAAGCACCAAACGTTGGTCCGTTTAATGCAGATGGTAGTTATAATTTGAATGCTACTGCAATTGGTCAAGGAAATAACAAAACAGCTCTTCAGTGGGTTAATCCACAATATATTTTAGATACTAATACCTTTGTCTCTCAAAATGATCAGATTGCATCTAATTTTTATGTTAATCTAAAGTTGGCTAAAGGATTGAACTTTAAATCATTGTATGGAATTGATAATTTAATTGCAGAGAATAGGGATTTCTTAGGTCCATTAAATGGAGATGGACAATCTTTAGGTGGAGCTGCAACAAATACTATGAATCGCTATACAAGAAAAAACATTCAAAATGTGTTAGACTACAACGCTGATTTTTCTGAGAATCATGGTTTAAGTGCTTTAGTAGGTTCAGAAAGACAATATACTAATGTTAATGCATGGGGAGCCTCAAGGCGAGGAGTTTCTGATCCTTTCTTTAATGAGTACCAAGGAAATTATAGTACAATAGTTTCTGCAGGAAATTTATTGACAGAGAATTATCTAGAGTCATATTTTGGTCGTATTAATTACGATTTCAAGAAAAAATATTTTGCTTCTGTTAACGCAAGACGCGATGGATATTCAGCTTTTGCTCCAGACCAAAAATGGGGTAATTTCTGGGGAGCTTCTTTGGGATGGAATATTGTTGAAGAAGGTTTCTTTAAAAATTTAGTAAGTCCTGAGGTTGTTAATCAATTAAAGTTACGTGCTAGCTATGGTGTTGTGGGTAATAATCAAGGATTAAATGATTTTGCTGCTAGTAGTTTTTATGATGCAGGTGTGAACAATGCAAGTGGGACTTTATTTTTTAATAGAGCAGGTAATCGAAATTTAACTTGGGAGACTAGTAATAAATTAGATCTAGGTTTGAACTTTGGATTGTTCAACGATGTTATTTCAGGAGAGTTTGGTTACTATAAGAATGATATTGATGGTTTGATTTTAAGTGTACCTCAATCTCCTTCAGCTGGTATTCCAGGTAGTTCTATTTTATCTAATGTTGGAAGCATGAGAAATACTGGTTATGAATTGACTTTAAATGCTAAAATATTAGAAAAAGGGAGTTTCAAGTGGAATGCAAGCTTTAACATTACTACACAAGAGAATGTAGTTACTGCGCTAGATGCTAACAATTCTGATATTATTGTAGCTACTCAATTGGAAAATACTAATATTATTAGAGTGGGTGAGTCTATAGGTAATTTCTTCATTGTTCAAACTGGTGGAGTAAATCCAGCTAATGGTAGAAGAATATTCTTCCATGGTGATGGAACGGCTGTACAATACGATCATTCTGCTCCAACTGCAACAAGATGGACTAAAGTTAGTGATGGAACTCCTACTAGAGCAGCAAACCAAGCTTTAGATGCAAAAGTGATGGGGCCAGCCTTACCAACATTCTTTGGAGGATTAAATAATACTTTTTCTTACAAAGGTTTTGATTTGAATGTAAATGTATATTTTTCAGGAGGAAACTATGTGTATAATGGTACTAGAGCAGGATTGTTAGATCAGCGTGTTTGGAATAACTCAGTTGAAGCAATGACACGTTGGCAAAATCCTGGTGATGTGACTGCTGTTCCAAGAATTGTATGGGGAGATAATGTTTCTAATGGTTCGTCAATGCCAATTTCGGATAATTTAGAAAAAGGTGATTTTCTTAAATTTAGAAATATCGCTTTAGGATACAGTCTTTCTAAGAGTTTGTTAGATAAAATGGGTTTAACTAATTTTAGATTTTATGTAAGCGCTCAAAATGCATTTACAATCACTAATTATTCAGGATTTGATCCAGAGATTTCATCGAATGGAAATGCAAATGGTTCTCCAAGTGTAGATAGAAACTCTGCTCCGATGGCAAGAACTATTTCATTTGGTTTAAATTTAGGTTTATAA